GCTGAGCACCGAGGCcgccaggggtggtggtggtggtaccgGTGGTGTGTGTGATGTATTTTTCCTCTTTGGTGTCACGAAGGAGACGGAATTCATGCCAGCATGAGGGGCCATTTATTGTTCAGGGGTTGGGCCCCCACGTTTTGGAGGGGTCCCCCCGCCACTCCCTCCCATTGTCCCAGTGGACCCCTCAAGTGGCAGGCTGCTGAGTTGATCGTGGAGGGAACACATTTTCAAATGCAGATAGTCCAGAGTGGCCGCCTTCTCCCTGTGCGGGGCGGAGCAGAGTGGGGAGCTGGTGTTGATGGGACCCACTTCGCCTGGGTCAGAGTTGGCGGCGGGGGTCAGGCCCTCTCCCCATGACCTCACCCTCCTCCCATGCCCTCAGCCTCCTTCCTCACTCCGGCTTCATCTTGTCCGTCAGCAGCAGGTTCTTGGCCCGCACGGCTTCGTCTTGGGCCAGCCGAAGGGTGGAGCTCAGGGCCTCTGCCCTGACGTGTTTGGCCAAGGCCTGCCGCTCCAGCTCCTGGGGAGAGGAGTGTAGGCGCAGCTGGGCTTGCCTGACTGggctgggggggtggagggggagctgGATCGCGGAGGGCAAGGGGCAGGGTCCCGTGGGgcccatctccccccaccccaaggacATCCCATCAAACCTAGAGTCTGAGACTGACCCCAGCACCCCACAATGCACTGGTGCACTAAACCTGTGTCTGTCCCCTGGCGCGGTGGCCTCCTGCATTCCAGCAAGCAGCGCACTCACTACCCACCAGCATCGGGTATGTGCCAGGCGTCTCTGTGTGTGACCTACCTCCCCTAACCTACTGGACCCCATGTTCTTGTCTGTGAGACCCGAAGCTCTGTGCTGACACCTGTCCTAAGTGCTTTAGTCTCTAGATCCCAGAGTGCGCCAAGCCCAACATTCTGTTTAGCTCATCAAAGTCCCCCGTGTTAGGTCAATATCCCATACAaaagcttttttccccccactatcactccaggacaactttttcatatagaagaTGAGGCCAGGGGgatagctccaaagtcccaggttcaatccccagcaccaccataagccagagctgagcagtattccggTCAaggtctcctctctctatctctgtctctctctcctctgatgcAAGGAGGACAGGTTTGAAGCGAACTTAAGCGTATGACAAAGCATGTATActaaccaggtgagctaacttGTCTGCCAGGACTGTCTGCTTCTGGTCTATAGAAAATTAgactctcgggagtcgggcggtagcgcagcgggttaagcgcaggtggcacaaagcacaaggaccagcctaaggatcctggttcgagcccccggctccccacctgcaggggagtcgcttcacaggcggtgaagcaggtctgcaggcgtctgtctttctctccctctctctgtcttcccctcctctctccatttctctctgacctatccaacaacaatggcatcatcatcaacaacaataaaacaacaagggaaacaaaacagactaagtattaaaaaaaaaattagactctTGTTCTCAGAAGTCTTAGACTTGTTCTGTCTCTTGTGTCTCACAGTGCATCAAAACCAGGGTCCCAATACGCTGCACCCCCAAGTCTATACGGCCCAGGACCCCATAGTGATTGACCTGTGTCTCACCACCCCCCAAGCTGCTAGCCCTGCCTTCCCAGCCCCTGCAGCCCACAGCTCCGCCTGTCCCAGTCGGCCACACACCAGCTTTACGCCCGGGGCTCCCCTCCCTCTGCTCTGATAGAAAAGTGGGGCATGGTGACCCGTGGTTCCTGGTACCAGAATCTTCTTGTGGAGCCTCTGGCAGCTGGGGCAGGCGGGAGCCAGGCCCCTCTGCTTCACCTCGTCCACCAGCGGCGTCAGCGCTCGCTCTAGCAGCTGCTGCAGGGACTCTGTGGACAGCTGCTGCCCTTGGCTGAGGGGAGGGATAATCACTAGATAAAAGGGTGCATACTCACTGCGCCCCTGGAGCCCCAAACCCGCCAGCCCAGGCCTCCTTTCCCACCAGCACGGGGTCCCACCCAGTGCATCAAGGAATCACTGGTGACCCCAGTATAGGGAGTTTTCATTCTCAGAGGACACGAGACAGATAGCCTTTAACTCACCAAACATTCCTTTGATTCTCCAATGCATTAAGGTCTAACAATGCAACTGAGAAGCCCGGGCTCCCACCAGCTACTGCACTCCACCCCGTCCCATAATGTACTGGAAAATCTAAGATATTTGAAGTGGCATTCCCCCAAGTTTGACCCCTGGTGTTGCATAtagcagagtgatactctggttttctctctccttctttctctcataagtaaataaatacatggagGCAGAAACGTGGGTCCCACAATGCATTATGATTGGTCCAGGGCTACAAGGTTCAGTGGCGACCCTGTTCTCCACACTGGGCCTCCCCCATTCTCTCCAGTGTCCCAGCATCTTCCTTTCAATGCTTTGTCCTCGGTGGGACCCTTGGATGCCCTTGGAGGCGGCCGGCTCCCTCTTACCTGGCACAGCGGGCACAGGACCCCTGGGAGCCCCGGTCCAGGTTTACGGAGAAGTCAGACCCCCTCCGTGAATTCTGAAATTGCCGCCCCAGTTCCTCAAGAATCGGTTTCACTGGGCCCAGCCCTTCCAGCTCGCTCCTCAGGGAAGCCACAGACACCGCGGACCGCTCCACCCTGGCGTGGAAGCAACCCGCAGGTCACCCGCAAGGTTCCACCTGCTGTCCAGCCTGTCTCCACCCCATCTGCCCAGTCCCGCCCTCCTCTACCCTGATTGGCTGGAGTGCCCCCTGCCTGTCCTCCGATTGGTTGCCCCTCTTCCACTCGCTGCCTCCCAGGCCCATTCCCAAGGGGAGGGGTTCAGAGTGGCCACGCCCACGATCCCTTATTAGGCAATGCCCGCCCCCTCCTCCTCGTTCAGTGGAGCTTCCTCCTGTCAGTACACGCTCGGCCCCCGCTGATTGGCCCAGCCCTTTCCCACCCGGGCGGCTCTCCTGCCGCATGTGCCCCGCAGGCGCACTCGCCTTGGCGCTTACATGGTGCACAGCTCGTCCGCCCGGCCCCGCAGCTCCTGCAGGCCCCGCGCTGTCTGCGCCTGCTCGCGCTGCGCCcgctcccactggcccaggaagccgtcCAGTCTGCCTCCCAGGCCCCCGAGCAGCCGCAAGGCCTCCTGCACCGCCCCTTCCTCCTGATGCCACCGGGCGGTCAGCGAGGACACCTCCCTCCTGGGCCAGCAGAGGGAAGGAACAGGTCAGGGCCGCCTCTCCTGGCCATGGGGTCCCGCCTCTGGGCCCGTGATGCCTTCCTTCTTCCTGCCCTCCAGCAACACACTAGCGCTTGCACACAGGGCAGCTCACTCCACCAACCTGGTCCCATGGAACTTCCAAAGGAACTGcacccctgcccccttttttatttctccGCTCAAAGCCACTCTCCCTCCGGCCAGCCCCCAATTCAGTTCTTCACAACTGCCACCTTTCCGGGTAGCTCGCTCCAGGCCTTATGGGGCTCCCTCCACCCCGGCCGGCTGCCCCTAAGTGGCCCAGCGCCACTTAGGTCCTCGCCACCTCCGGATCCACCTCTACGCCCGgagcccaccacccagcccgaggTCCCGCCTCTCAGCTCAAGATGCAACCCTGATCTCACCACCCCTTGCCCTGCAGACTCCACCCCGGAGGCCCTAGCTCAAGGCTCAGTCTCACTTCTCCTCCAGGTTCCACCACCAGGACCCCGCCTCCCCTCGATGGTCCACTCCTGGGATTCCCCTCCTGCCCCCAGGCACCTCCAGACTCGCATCTCCGGACGCCCTTCCGCTGGAGACCCCACCCCCaagacccctcctcccctctggaTCTACCGCCTGAGCCCCCTGGTCACCTCcagaccccaccccccagcttagGCTCCACCCGCAGGACCCACGGAGGGTCCAGGCTCCGCCCCCTgggccccctgctcccccctccccccagttccAGGGTGGCCCCGGCCCCCCCCCACCCACGCACCTCAGTTCCTCCAGGCCGGTGGAGACCTTCTGCATCTCCTGCTCGCTCACGAAGGGGCCGGGGCCGGGCCCCTCTCCTCCCCGGGGCCCGGATCCCCAGCCTCCGGGGGCCAGGCTGCGCTGCCTTGGGGCGTCTTCGGGATTCCCTGGGGTGCCGGCAGGCTGGGTGTTGGGGCCCAGGCCTTGCCGGGAGAGGCCGGCCTCCAGCTTCTGCTCCAGCTCCTGCAGCTCAGCCTCCTGCCGCCGCGGCGTCTCGTCCTGCAGTTGTTGCTGGAGGTAGCGCAGCTTCTCCTGGGGTGTATGGGGGGGAGGCTGCGGTTCCAGCCAgacccagccccccaccaccaAACACTTGCACCCCCAAACCCACCCAGCCCCGAGGTGTCAGGGAGTAGATATGGAGGGAGTTCAGCTGGCTGGGATGTCCAATTTGAAGTGGAATGGGGCCTAACTCCCCTTCACCTCCGAatgtcacctcctgggccccaAAATGTCCTTCAAAGTGtcattcctccccccaccccccactgctttAGAAGAACCACTGAAGCCTTTCCAGTTTTAGACATGAAAATAAGTGGGCCGGTGAGCAGGGCATTGACGTCCGACCTGAGTCCCTCTGTCATGTGAATGTGACATTGCACAGGGAGGAGTAAATATgacaggggggccgggtggtagaggccctgcttgagcgcacatgatacaatgtgcaagatcccggcttcaagcccctggtccccacctgcagggggcaagcttcacgagtggtgaaacagggctgcaggtgtctctctctctctctccctctccatctcaccgtttcaatttctggccgtctctatccaataaataagtaaagataataaaaaaatgcaaaaagagggagtcgggcggtagtgaagcaggttaagcgcacatggcacgaagcccaaggaccagcgtaaggatcccggttcgagcccccggctccccacctgcaggggagtcgcttcccaggcggtgaagcaggtctgcaggtgtctgtctttctctctccctctctgtcttcccctcctctctccatcctatccaacactgacatcagtaacaacaacaactacaacaataaaaaacaacaagggcaacaaaagggaataaaaaaatacatttttaaaaaatgtaaaaagtatGACAGGTAGGAGGGATGGGGACAGGGTGGGAGGCCCCGGCTGAGTCTACGCCTTACCCCTCAGCCTCCCTGACTTCCGAGGGAACGCACCCCCAACCCCTTACCTCCAGTAGGGCAGAGTTCTGTTTCAAGACATTGGTTTTGATCTCAGCATCTTCCACAGAGCGGGTGACCTTCCGGCAGTTCTCCTGGGTGGGCACACCAGGGCGAGGGCCCTGCCTTCCCATTCCAGTCCCCCCTGCACCCCTGAGGACCCCTCCTACATACAGGCACACCCCCAACCCACTTCTCCCCAGCATCCTCCCTCTACTCTGGTTCCCCCTAACCAGTCCGGTCTCCAGGGGCTAAACACCtgacttcatttacttatttttacttttgttgtactgggacttcattgctctgggatgacttttttttccttccatgatagagacggagacagagaatgagtgaaagagaccacagcactaaagcttcttccagggagtcgggcggtagcgcagcgggttaagcgcacgtggcacaaagcgcaaggaccggcctaaggatcccggttcgagtccccggctccccacctgcaggggagtcgcttcccaggcggtgaagcaggtctgcaggtgtctgtctttctctccccctctctgacttcccctcctctctccctttctccctgtcctatccgacaacgatgacatcaataacaacaataactacaacaacaataaaaaacaagggcatcaaaagggaaaataaataaatattaaaaaaaaagaatactctttaataaaaaataagcttcctccagtgcagtggggtcacacacgtggcaaagcaacaCGCTACCTAGGGGAGCTTTTTTGCCGAcccttaatattcatttatttttatcacataagtttaaaagatttattaatgagagagagagaagcagagcattactctgacatgtgatgtgctggggactgaaccaaggaCCCCGTGGTTGCAAGTCTAGTGCTTATGCATTAGGCCACCTCCCAGCCACTTATTATTGCCATCTCCAGGGCTTAGCACTctgagccaattttttttttcaggtagagaaggGGGGGCAGtcgtgggtggtggcgcactgggttagcACACATTgtccaaggactcgggttcaagtttCTGCTTCTCACTTGcaatggggacacttcacaagtggtaaagcaggtctgcaggtgtctttctctcctctgctctaCCTCCCCCggcccctcaatctctctctgtcctattgaataagatggggggggagagaaaaattggctgccaggagttgtgacttcatggtgccagcaccaagccccagtaataaccctggaggcagagagagagagaaaggagtcagagagacagcataatgtccgTATAAAAAGACGTTCATGCCCGAGGTTATGATGCCCTAGGTTCAAACTGTAGCCCCACCATAAACtagggttgagcagtgctctggtgtctgtccgcATGTCCATATAGAAGGGAGGGCCTTGCACACCAGTGCTTTCACAGTTCCTGGACTGACTGCCATCTATTCTTTTTTCCCATTCAGACAGACTGAAAGGTGACAcagtgaggttccaagtttggtcCCCAGCTTCTCATGtgctacagtgatgctctggttccttctctcctctttcataaataaataagtgatctgggaggtggtgcaatggataaagcactagactctcaaacatgaggtactgagttcgatccccggaagcacgtggaccagagtgatgtctgggtctttctctcctcctatctttctcatgaataaataaataagtttttaaaacattaattaaaacatttccccatttgttacccttgtttattgttgttgttattgctgtcattgttgttggacaggacagaaagaaatggaacgaggaggggaagacagagacggggagagaaagatagacacctgcagacctgcttcaccgcctgtgaagcaacccccctgcaggtggggagctgggggcttgaaccagaatccttgtgctggtccttgggcttcgtgccatgtgcgcttaagccgctgtgccacCCGCCcggctcccataaataaataaatactaaaaaaagaagataggagagagagaggtggagacagaCAGCAGTACCAGAGTTTTCACTGGTGACACGGAACTCCCTCAAGGATCTGGGGAGCTTTCTCTCCagcccttcttcctctttccatctctccttcctcctctctcatgctgacttctccctttttttttttccttttaaaatgatAAACCACAGAACTTGCTGCCTGAGTGTTCCATTTAagaaaatgtttcatttatttgatcttaatgagaggaagatacagagacaaaCAGGCAAAGCAAacagagctctggctgatggtggggctggggattgagcctgggagctcagagcctcaggcaggagagtctctttcttTGTAATATATAATTTACTGGGGGTtggctggtagcacagtgggttaagtgcaggtggagccaagtgcaaggaccagcctaaggatcccagtttgagcccccagctctggctgcccacctgcaggggagtcgcttcacaggcggtgaagcaggtctgcaggtgtctttctctccctctctctgtcttcccctcctctctccatttctctctgtcctatccaacaacaatgacagcaataacaacaacgataaacaagggcaacaaaggagaaaaatggcctccaggagcagtggattcatggtgtgggcactgagcccccagcaataaccctggaggctatacatatataatttacttaatgagagagttagatgatagatggatagacaggagggaggaggaggaggaggaggagagagagaaacagacaccagagccctgctcagctctggctgatggtggtgctggggattgagtctgggagctcagagcctcaggcaggagagtcttctgcagaaccacaatgctgtctccccagcccactttctttttttaaacgaacatgtgtttattattttataggaaaATCACTGAACTGGCTGTGTATCAGACTTTCATGATGGAGGTTCCTGGCTCCGTCCCCAGCAGAGCTTTGGCTTCTCTGTCTTGTgtgactctctctcttcccccttcctgccttccctccatctgtctctctctctcactaagtaaagcaaatttatttatttatctatctgattattattaggtagagacagaaaaattgagaggggtgggggtgggtggggagatagggagagagacacctgcagccctgcttcaccactcgagaagctttccccctgcaggtggggaccaggagcttgaacccgggtccttgcacactgtgatgtgtgcttaactaggtgtgtgaCTGCCTCGCTTCAAGTAGAGTAAGAAAGATTTAGGCCAGGCCGTTTtgcccctggttaagcgcacgttactCTGCAGGACTCGCACGAGGACCCGGcttgaacccccactcccacctgcaggggggaaggctttatgatggtgaagcaggtctgcaggtgtctctgtctccccctcttctcccaatttttctctgtcatattgaataaaatagaaaaaaaaaggccaccaggagcggtggattcataattCCAGCACTGAACCTggctataactctggaggcaaaaacaaacaaacaaacaaacaaaaagatttagGGGCCATGCGGTGGCACACCTGCAGAGTGTACCacatgcaagggcctgggttcaaatccttgatcccccctgcagggggaaaacatcatgagcggtgaaacaggtctgcaggtgtccctctccctccctttcttcttaatttctctgtctatatataaAAGGAGAGGGtgtggccaggcggtagcgcagcgggttaagcgcaggtggcacaaagcacgaggaccggcgtaaggatcccggctcgagcccc
The DNA window shown above is from Erinaceus europaeus chromosome 2, mEriEur2.1, whole genome shotgun sequence and carries:
- the TSKS gene encoding testis-specific serine kinase substrate isoform X4; this translates as MASVVVKTIWQSKEIHEAGDPPAGMDSRPQLVPEAPGGVASPPKGITKKKKAVSFHGVEPRMSHEPMHWCLNLKRSSACTNVSLLNLAAVEPTDSSGTDSITDDSTPLALPGPPAFPTPPWAADDPDITEILNGVNSGLVRAKDSITSLKEKTTRVNQHVQTLQSECSVLSENLERRRQEAEELEGYCSQLKENCRKVTRSVEDAEIKTNVLKQNSALLEEKLRYLQQQLQDETPRRQEAELQELEQKLEAGLSRQGLGPNTQPAGTPGNPEDAPRQRSLAPGGWGSGPRGGEGPGPGPFVSEQEMQKVSTGLEELRREVSSLTARWHQEEGAVQEALRLLGGLGGRLDGFLGQWERAQREQAQTARGLQELRGRADELCTMVERSAVSVASLRSELEGLGPVKPILEELGRQFQNSRRGSDFSVNLDRGSQGSCARCASQGQQLSTESLQQLLERALTPLVDEVKQRGLAPACPSCQRLHKKILELERQALAKHVRAEALSSTLRLAQDEAVRAKNLLLTDKMKPEEKAATLDYLHLKMCSLHDQLSSLPLEGSTGTMGGSGGGTPPKRGGPTPEQ
- the TSKS gene encoding testis-specific serine kinase substrate isoform X3 — protein: MASVVVKTIWQSKEIHEAGDPPAGMDSRPQLVPEAPGGVASPPKGITKKKKAVSFHGVEPRMSHEPMHWCLNLKRSSACTNVSLLNLAAVEPTDSSGTDSITDDSTPLALPGPPAFPTPPWAADDPDITEILNGVNSGLVRAKDSITSLKEKTTRVNQHVQTLQSECSVLSENLERRRQEAEELEGYCSQLKGPRPGVPTQENCRKVTRSVEDAEIKTNVLKQNSALLEEKLRYLQQQLQDETPRRQEAELQELEQKLEAGLSRQGLGPNTQPAGTPGNPEDAPRQRSLAPGGWGSGPRGGEGPGPGPFVSEQEMQKVSTGLEELRREVSSLTARWHQEEGAVQEALRLLGGLGGRLDGFLGQWERAQREQAQTARGLQELRGRADELCTMVERSAVSVASLRSELEGLGPVKPILEELGRQFQNSRRGSDFSVNLDRGSQGSCARCASQGQQLSTESLQQLLERALTPLVDEVKQRGLAPACPSCQRLHKKILELERQALAKHVRAEALSSTLRLAQDEAVRAKNLLLTDKMKPEEKAATLDYLHLKMCSLHDQLSSLPLEGSTGTMGGSGGGTPPKRGGPTPEQ
- the TSKS gene encoding testis-specific serine kinase substrate isoform X2: MASVVVKTIWQSKEIHEAGDPPAGMDSRPQLVPEAPGGVASPPKGITKKKKAVSFHGVEPRMSHEPMHWCLNLKRSSACTNVSLLNLAAVEPTDSSGTDSITDDSTPLALPGPPAFPTPPWAADDPDITEILNGVNSGLVRAKDSITSLKEKTTRVNQHVQTLQSECSVLSENLERRRQEAEELEGYCSQLKENCRKVTRSVEDAEIKTNVLKQNSALLEEKLRYLQQQLQDETPRRQEAELQELEQKLEAGLSRQGLGPNTQPAGTPGNPEDAPRQRSLAPGGWGSGPRGGEGPGPGPFVSEQEMQKVSTGLEELRREVSSLTARWHQEEGAVQEALRLLGGLGGRLDGFLGQWERAQREQAQTARGLQELRGRADELCTMVERSAVSVASLRSELEGLGPVKPILEELGRQFQNSRRGSDFSVNLDRGSQGSCARCASQGQQLSTESLQQLLERALTPLVDEVKQRGLAPACPSCQRLHKKILPSQASPAAPTLLSPGAGAAGLGQTRQGRGPELHPSAGPRRSRAGQEPAADGQDEAGVRKEAEGMGGGEKAATLDYLHLKMCSLHDQLSSLPLEGSTGTMGGSGGGTPPKRGGPTPEQ
- the TSKS gene encoding testis-specific serine kinase substrate isoform X1, with the translated sequence MASVVVKTIWQSKEIHEAGDPPAGMDSRPQLVPEAPGGVASPPKGITKKKKAVSFHGVEPRMSHEPMHWCLNLKRSSACTNVSLLNLAAVEPTDSSGTDSITDDSTPLALPGPPAFPTPPWAADDPDITEILNGVNSGLVRAKDSITSLKEKTTRVNQHVQTLQSECSVLSENLERRRQEAEELEGYCSQLKGPRPGVPTQENCRKVTRSVEDAEIKTNVLKQNSALLEEKLRYLQQQLQDETPRRQEAELQELEQKLEAGLSRQGLGPNTQPAGTPGNPEDAPRQRSLAPGGWGSGPRGGEGPGPGPFVSEQEMQKVSTGLEELRREVSSLTARWHQEEGAVQEALRLLGGLGGRLDGFLGQWERAQREQAQTARGLQELRGRADELCTMVERSAVSVASLRSELEGLGPVKPILEELGRQFQNSRRGSDFSVNLDRGSQGSCARCASQGQQLSTESLQQLLERALTPLVDEVKQRGLAPACPSCQRLHKKILPSQASPAAPTLLSPGAGAAGLGQTRQGRGPELHPSAGPRRSRAGQEPAADGQDEAGVRKEAEGMGGGEKAATLDYLHLKMCSLHDQLSSLPLEGSTGTMGGSGGGTPPKRGGPTPEQ
- the TSKS gene encoding testis-specific serine kinase substrate isoform X5, with the protein product MASVVVKTIWQSKEIHEAGDPPAGMDSRPQLVPEAPGGVASPPKGITKKKKAVSFHGVEPRMSHEPMHWCLNLKRSSACTNVSLLNLAAVEPTDSSGTDSITDDSTPLALPGPPAFPTPPWAADDPDITEILNGVNSGLVRAKDSITSLKEKTTRVNQHVQTLQSECSVLSENLERRRQEAEELEGYCSQLKGPRPGVPTQENCRKVTRSVEDAEIKTNVLKQNSALLEEKLRYLQQQLQDETPRRQEAELQELEQKLEAGLSRQGLGPNTQPAGTPGNPEDAPRQRSLAPGGWGSGPRGGEGPGPGPFVSEQEMQKVSTGLEELRREVSSLTARWHQEEGAVQEALRLLGGLGGRLDGFLGQWERAQREQAQTARGLQELRGRADELCTMVERSAVSVASLRSELEGLGPVKPILEELGRQFQNSRRGSDFSVNLDRGSQGSCARCASQGQQLSTESLQQLLERALTPLVDEVKQRGLAPACPSCQRLHKKILPSQASPAAPTLLSPGAGAAGLGQTRQGRGPELHPSAGPRRSRAGQEPAADGQDEAGGEGGHSGLSAFENVFPPRSTQQPAT
- the TSKS gene encoding testis-specific serine kinase substrate isoform X6 — its product is MASVVVKTIWQSKEIHEAGDPPAGMDSRPQLVPEAPGGVASPPKGITKKKKAVSFHGVEPRMSHEPMHWCLNLKRSSACTNVSLLNLAAVEPTDSSGTDSITDDSTPLALPGPPAFPTPPWAADDPDITEILNGVNSGLVRAKDSITSLKEKTTRVNQHVQTLQSECSVLSENLERRRQEAEELEGYCSQLKENCRKVTRSVEDAEIKTNVLKQNSALLEEKLRYLQQQLQDETPRRQEAELQELEQKLEAGLSRQGLGPNTQPAGTPGNPEDAPRQRSLAPGGWGSGPRGGEGPGPGPFVSEQEMQKVSTGLEELRREVSSLTARWHQEEGAVQEALRLLGGLGGRLDGFLGQWERAQREQAQTARGLQELRGRADELCTMVERSAVSVASLRSELEGLGPVKPILEELGRQFQNSRRGSDFSVNLDRGSQGSCARCASQGQQLSTESLQQLLERALTPLVDEVKQRGLAPACPSCQRLHKKILPSQASPAAPTLLSPGAGAAGLGQTRQGRGPELHPSAGPRRSRAGQEPAADGQDEAGGEGGHSGLSAFENVFPPRSTQQPAT
- the TSKS gene encoding testis-specific serine kinase substrate isoform X7 is translated as MASVVVKTIWQSKEIHEAGDPPAGMDSRPQLVPEAPGGVASPPKGITKKKKAVSFHGVEPRMSHEPMHWCLNLKRSSACTNVSLLNLAAVEPTDSSGTDSITDDSTPLALPGPPAFPTPPWAADDPDITEILNGVNSGLVRAKDSITSLKEKTTRVNQHVQTLQSECSVLSENLERRRQEAEELEGYCSQLKENCRKVTRSVEDAEIKTNVLKQNSALLEEKLRYLQQQLQDETPRRQEAELQELEQKLEAGLSRQGLGPNTQPAGTPGNPEDAPRQRSLAPGGWGSGPRGGEGPGPGPFVSEQEMQKVSTGLEELRREVSSLTARWHQEEGAVQEALRLLGGLGGRLDGFLGQWERAQREQAQTARGLQELRGRADELCTMVERSAVSVASLRSELEGLGPVKPILEELGRQFQNSRRGSDFSVNLDRGSQGSCARCASQGQQLSTESLQQLLERALTPLVDEVKQRGLAPACPSCQRLHKKILELERQALAKHVRAEALSSTLRLAQDEAVRAKNLLLTDKMKPE